One Fusarium musae strain F31 chromosome 6, whole genome shotgun sequence DNA segment encodes these proteins:
- a CDS encoding hypothetical protein (EggNog:ENOG41) has protein sequence MPPPALQHLGLIDLVASDPRPTFVVALPDQSSSKISHYSADILYRNPALQNSYTLDYSIASIPQDVSHSPFWNWVTSPPSAPTSQSDATGPTPTNTQHSLPYLGVYWTRSIVLGQWVVMSGNETPPSSEPPRKVRIEGKEGETTRRYPQKSPLDNARLPSRKKSESKTPLHYRDESNTGLMVPVSDSEAEPFLDVVQHVDWESTSLGPMSDWPAQLQHTFNQLVSDSRPVALYWGPEYVTIYNEAFSKYCGARHPGLLGRPAPEAWPHLKTRLDEMTASPSKNYSNAEDESKFFIPLVDGSHEETYVKSSMVPIVYDKKCLGIQHSLLEMTSRRLWERRMKMLIDLGEALVSTKDAKSYWSRTIEELERWSPAYDAPLAFLYSVADDESGTTLSKYDCPKICHLEGSLGVPEGHAIAPQVLNLRETDEGMASAMRKSLDHRQPILLQTKDDTLPKNLLHGLAWRGFGDPCQAAIVLPIRPTKEENTMGILFLGLNPRRSYDNDYRQFISLLNQKLTSSLASTVLLEEETRRRRNITEQAAHDNAMLTQRLEYQTEQAERSMQTFTAVADFIPVGMCFVDVEGNITFANDAWHRITGCPRGPIVQSTLLESVFEEDKQKVIQAYKDVQKADTVTFEYRITRNDNTADPKNFKFPTSPLSSNGERVLRHILASTKAERASDGSVIRILTCLTDVTVQKDTAEEAVRRAQEAENLKRLAEFATVGMYDVSMDGRLLSANNLFWELTDLEKVDLTKTDVRPWPECVVKEDLHILQESLDKLVVSGRTETAEFRLRNGLATEDSNGNSAVAPRWVLATFMPVRSSDGVIQSFTGCLSDVSIQKWQLEQEKLRKEEAIESKRQQENFIDMTSHEMRNPLSAILHCTDAIIASLARVQDISDNSAPLTPTRSGIQGEERRVGERSVEEKKLLEDSIENAETIVTCAQHQKRIVDDILTMSKLDSKLLAVTPCTVDPIQIVNGALKMFEVEARRVDIELTSYVDKSYKDLAYDYLDLDPSRVQQVLINLLTNALKFTKTGSTRHVTVGLKGSLEPPGEDMTVVQFIPRFCDVTEEYDQPALKERTRPVYLLFEVKDTGQGLTVEEMGSLFNKFVQASAKTHTKYGGSGLGLFISRRLTELQNGAIGVSSQPGVGSTFAFYIEAFAPSEASRNEALAAAAAARLITGADGTEADGKRPCRDIRLQKHQNPGGNVRLDGILVVEDNLINQQITRRGLTDRGYMVDVANHGIEALDKLKRRQGGVPGLGLKAGSSRSGRSNMNPLPIAINLVLMDIEMPVQDGLTCTRIIRELEAEGEIFCASGGRIPIIAVTANARPEQVMEAKQAGCDDVMVKPYRIPELIEKMQVVVRRMGGLSPNSPVR, from the coding sequence ATGCCGCCtccagctcttcaacacctcGGTCTTATCGACCTCGTCGCTTCTGACCCTCGACCAACATTCGTCGTTGCATTACCTGATCAATCATCCTCCAAGATATCCCACTATTCGGCCGATATCCTGTACCGAAACCCTGCATTACAGAACTCTTATACCCTCGACTACTCCATTGCCTCCATTCCGCAAGATGTTTCCCACTCGCCGTTCTGGAATTGGGTCACCAGCCCGCCATCTGCGCCAACTTCTCAGTCAGATGCCACAGGCCCTACACCAACAAATACGCAACACTCGCTTCCATATCTTGGTGTTTACTGGACACGAAGCATAGTTCTGGGTCAATGGGTGGTGATGAGTGGAAATGAAACGCCTCCTTCGTCAGAGCCCCCGCGCAAAGTTCGAATAGAGGGAAAGGAGGGCGAGACAACTAGAAGATATCCCCAAAAATCGCCACTGGACAATGCGCGCTTACCGTCCCGAAAAAAGTCGGAGAGCAAAACCCCTCTGCATTATCGCGATGAATCAAACACAGGGCTCATGGTTCCGGTCTCCGACTCTGAAGCAGAGCCATTTCTTGACGTGGTTCAACATGTGGATTGGGAGTCGACATCTCTGGGACCCATGTCAGATTGGCCCGCTCAACTTCAGCATACATTCAATCAACTCGTCTCAGATTCGCGACCAGTAGCGCTCTATTGGGGTCCCGAGTATGTCACGATCTACAATGAAGCCTTTTCAAAATACTGCGGCGCTCGACATCCTGGACTTTTAGGACGACCAGCGCCTGAAGCTTGGCCACACCTCAAGACAAGACTTGATGAAATGACGGCTTCGCCATCGAAGAACTATTCGAatgctgaggatgagtcCAAGTTTTTCATCCCCTTGGTAGATGGCTCACATGAAGAGACATATGTTAAATCTTCTATGGTCCCCATTGTCTACGACAAGAAATGCCTCGGAATCCAGCACTCGCTACTTGAAATGACCTCGAGACGACTTTGGGAGCGAAGGATGAAAATGCTTATTGATCTCGGTGAGGCCCTTGTCTCTACAAAGGATGCCAAGTCGTACTGGTCTAGGACGATTGAGGAATTGGAACGCTGGAGCCCTGCCTACGATGCTCCTTTGGCTTTTTTGTACTCTGTGGCAGATGACGAATCCGGCACTACCCTTTCAAAATATGATTGTCCCAAGATTTGTCATCTTGAGGGCTCTCTGGGCGTGCCAGAGGGACATGCGATTGCTCCTCAGGTCCTTAACCTCAGGGAAACAGATGAGGGGATGGCTTCTGCTATGAGAAAGTCATTAGATCACCGTCAACCAATCCTTTTGCAGACAAAGGACGACACATTGCCAAAAAACCTGTTGCACGGTTTAGCATGGCGCGGCTTCGGTGACCCTTGCCAGGCTGCCATCGTGTTGCCTATTCGTCCAACTAAAGAGGAAAACACTATGGGTATTCTGTTCTTAGGCTTGAATCCTCGACGCTCATACGATAACGATTATCGGCAGTTCATATCCTTATTGAACCAGAAGCTTACGAGCTCTCTTGCTTCCACAGTTCTCTTGGAAGAGGAGACCCGGCGGCGGCGCAACATTACCGAGCAGGCTGCCCACGATAATGCTATGCTTACGCAGCGGCTAGAGTACCAAACTGAACAGGCAGAGAGATCCATGCAAACGTTTACCGCGGTTGCTGACTTTATCCCCGTGGGCATGTGCTTTGTTGACGTTGAAGGTAATATCACCTTTGCCAACGATGCCTGGCATCGTATCACCGGATGCCCAAGAGGGCCAATCGTGCAAAGCACACTGCTCGAGTCAGTATTCGAGGAAGATAAGCAAAAAGTTATACAAGCATATAAAGACGTCCAGAAAGCCGACACGGTTACTTTCGAATACCGTATCACCCGAAACGATAACACAGCAGACCCTAAGAACTTCAAGTTTCCCACAAGTCCTTTATCTTCAAATGGCGAAAGAGTCTTGCGTCATATCCTGGCTTCTACAAAGGCCGAGAGAGCTTCAGATGGCAGTGTCATTCGGATTCTTACTTGCCTGACTGACGTAACGGTACAAAAAGACACGGCCGAGGAGGCGGTCCGCAGGGCACAAGAAGCGGAGAATCTAAAGCGCCTCGCCGAGTTTGCCACGGTTGGAATGTACGATGTCAGCATGGATGGAAGACTGCTTAGCGCGAACAATCTTTTCTGGGAACTGACAGATTTGGAAAAGGTCGATCTCACAAAGACCGATGTGAGGCCCTGGCCAGAATGTGTTGTGAAGGAAGATTTGCATATCCTACAGGAAAGCCTCGACAAGCTAGTCGTGTCAGGACGGACTGAAACGGCCGAGTTTCGACTCCGCAACGGCTTGGCGACAGAGGACAGCAACGGGAATTCAGCTGTGGCCCCGCGATGGGTGCTTGCTACGTTTATGCCAGTCAGAAGCTCTGACGGCGTGATTCAATCCTTTACCGGCTGTCTGAGCGACGTGTCGATACAGAAATGGCAATtggagcaggagaagcttcGCAAGGAAGAGGCGATTGAGTCGAAGCGTCAGCAGGAAAATTTTATTGACATGACCTCACACGAGATGCGGAATCCATTAAGCGCCATCCTTCACTGTACTGACGCAATTATTGCCTCTCTTGCAAGAGTGCAAGACATCAGTGACAACTCTGCACCTCTTACACCAACACGAAGCGGCATTCAAGGCGAAGAGAGACGTGTTGGCGAAAGATccgttgaggagaagaagctcttggaggACAGCATCGAAAATGCCGAGACCATTGTGACGTGCGCTCAACACCAGAAACgcattgttgatgacatTCTCACAATGTCGAAACTTGACTCCAAGTTATTGGCCGTAACGCCCTGCACGGTAGATCCGATCCAAATTGTGAACGGCGCTCTCAAGATGTTTGAAGTGGAGGCTCGTCGTGTAGACATTGAGCTGACTTCTTATGTCGACAAGTCGTACAAGGATCTCGCATATGACTATCTTGACTTGGATCCAAGCAGAGTTCAGCAAGTCCTGATCAACCTCCTCACGAACGCGCTGAAGTTCACCAAGACTGGCAGCACCCGGCATGTCACTGTCGGGTTGAAGGGGTCTCTGGAACCACCAGGAGAGGACATGACAGTGGTTCAGTTCATCCCTCGATTCTGCGATGTTACAGAGGAATACGACCAGCCCGCGCTTAAGGAACGTACTCGCCCCGTGTATCTCTTGTTCGAGGTAAAGGATACGGGCCAGGGTTTGACGGTGGAAGAGATGggcagcctcttcaacaagttcGTTCAAGCGAGCGCCAAGACACACACTAAGTACGGAGGATCAGGACTTGGGCTGTTCATTTCCCGACGCTTGACAGAACTCCAGAACGGTGCGATTGGTGTCTCTAGTCAACCTGGCGTGGGATCAACGTTTGCGTTCTACATCGAGGCTTTTGCACCAAGCGAAGCCTCCCGGAACGAAGCGCTCGCTGCCGCGGCTGCAGCCAGGTTGATTACTGGTGCTGACGGTACGGAAGCTGATGGCAAACGGCCCTGCCGAGACATTCGCTTGCAGAAGCATCAAAACCCAGGAGGAAATGTTCGGCTCGATGGGATTCTTGTTGTCGAGGACAACCTGATCAACCAGCAAATTACGAGACGCGGGCTGACGGACCGAGGCTACATGGTAGATGTTGCTAATCATGGAATTGAAGCGCTCGACAAGCTAAAACGCAGGCAAGGTGGTGTCCCGGGACTTGGCCTTAAGGCAGGCAGTAGTCGCTCGGGGAGGAGCAACATGAACCCGCTACCTATAGCTATCAATCTCGTTCTTATGGATATCGAGATGCCGGTTCAAGATGGGTTGACGTGCACGCGAATCATTCGCGAACTAGAAGCAGAGGGGGAAATCTTTTGTGCGTCTGGAGGTCGCATTCCCATCATTGCTGTTACGGCCAACGCACGGCCGGAACAGGTTATGGAAGCCAAGCAGGCTGGGTGTGACGACGTTATGGTAAAGCCATACAGGATACCGGAGCTCATTGAGAAGATGCAAGTGGTGGTACGACGAATGGGGGGACTCAGCCCGAACTCGCCAGTGAGATGA